Proteins co-encoded in one Klebsiella michiganensis genomic window:
- a CDS encoding lytic murein transglycosylase → MKNAALRYTFSALILANGAGYLSPAEAASAASVPQATTLAEQGRDPAEFPAYVEKLKQQARVQGISNATLTKAFANIHFVDRVIQSDRNQLEKKITLDDYLNRVITPAKIKQARSLAKLHQAELEKVSANTGVQSRYIVALWAMESHFGKLQGKEDVISALATLAFEGRREAFFTNELIAALKIIQRGNASAAQMKGSWAGAMGQNQFMPSSLLRYGKDGDGDGKIDIWNNTRDVFASTANYLAVEGWQRGGAWGYEVKLPAGFNTALLGTSPGQGKPVARWKKLGITLPGGTHLPASSKTAWLVKPDDGLDRSFLVYNNFRTLMHWNRSYYFAISIGKMADAIAQ, encoded by the coding sequence ATGAAAAATGCAGCCCTGCGTTATACCTTCAGCGCCTTAATTCTCGCCAACGGGGCCGGTTATCTCAGCCCCGCAGAGGCGGCCTCTGCCGCCTCAGTGCCTCAAGCCACAACGCTCGCTGAACAAGGGCGAGACCCGGCTGAATTCCCGGCTTACGTCGAAAAATTAAAGCAACAAGCCAGAGTGCAGGGCATCAGCAATGCAACGCTGACAAAAGCTTTTGCCAATATTCATTTTGTTGATCGGGTCATTCAATCCGACCGCAATCAACTGGAAAAGAAAATAACGCTTGATGACTATTTAAACCGCGTTATCACCCCCGCAAAAATAAAACAGGCGCGTAGCCTGGCGAAGCTTCATCAGGCTGAGCTGGAAAAAGTCAGTGCGAATACGGGGGTTCAAAGCCGCTATATCGTCGCCCTCTGGGCAATGGAAAGTCACTTCGGCAAGCTTCAGGGTAAAGAAGACGTCATTTCTGCTTTGGCGACGCTCGCTTTTGAGGGCCGCCGCGAAGCATTTTTTACCAATGAACTCATCGCCGCGCTGAAAATCATCCAGCGGGGTAATGCCAGCGCGGCGCAGATGAAGGGCTCGTGGGCCGGGGCGATGGGGCAAAACCAGTTTATGCCGAGTTCGCTGCTGCGTTACGGCAAAGACGGTGACGGAGACGGTAAAATTGATATCTGGAATAACACCCGAGACGTTTTTGCTTCCACGGCAAACTACCTGGCGGTAGAGGGCTGGCAGCGTGGCGGGGCGTGGGGCTATGAGGTGAAACTGCCGGCAGGCTTTAATACCGCACTGCTGGGCACCAGTCCGGGGCAGGGCAAGCCTGTGGCCCGGTGGAAAAAACTAGGGATAACGCTGCCGGGAGGAACCCATCTCCCTGCCTCCTCAAAAACGGCCTGGCTGGTGAAGCCAGACGATGGTCTGGATCGTTCGTTCCTCGTCTACAACAACTTCCGTACCCTTATGCACTGGAACCGCTCTTACTATTTTGCCATTAGCATTGGTAAAATGGCGGATGCCATTGCCCAATAA
- a CDS encoding fatty acid metabolism regulator (Multifunctional regulator of fatty acid metabolism), giving the protein MVIKAQSPAGFAEEYIIESIWNSRFPPGSILPAERELSELIGVTRTTLREVLQRLARDGWLTIQHGKPTRVNNFWETSGLNILETLARLDHDSVPQLIDNLLSVRTNISTIFIRTAIRQYPEKAQEVLATANKVEDHADAFAELDYNIFRGLAFASGNPIYGLILNGMKGLYTRIGRHYFSNPEARSLALGFYHRLADICQQGLYDQVFDTVRNYGRESGEIWHRMQKNLPGDLAMHSR; this is encoded by the coding sequence ATGGTCATTAAGGCGCAGAGCCCAGCGGGTTTCGCGGAAGAGTATATTATAGAAAGTATCTGGAACAGTCGTTTTCCGCCGGGTTCTATCCTGCCCGCGGAGCGTGAACTTTCAGAACTGATTGGCGTAACGCGAACCACCTTACGTGAAGTGCTTCAGCGTCTTGCGCGTGACGGCTGGCTGACGATTCAGCACGGGAAGCCAACTCGGGTGAACAATTTCTGGGAAACCTCGGGCTTAAACATTCTGGAAACGCTGGCGCGTCTCGATCACGACAGCGTGCCGCAGCTGATAGATAACCTGCTTTCGGTGCGAACCAATATCTCAACGATATTTATCCGCACGGCGATTCGTCAGTATCCGGAGAAAGCGCAGGAAGTGTTGGCCACCGCCAACAAGGTTGAAGACCACGCGGACGCCTTTGCCGAGCTGGACTACAACATTTTCCGCGGCCTGGCGTTTGCCTCCGGTAACCCAATTTATGGGCTTATCCTGAACGGGATGAAAGGGCTGTACACCCGCATCGGGCGTCACTACTTCTCCAACCCCGAAGCCCGCAGCCTGGCGCTGGGTTTCTATCACCGTCTGGCGGATATTTGCCAGCAGGGATTGTACGATCAGGTCTTTGATACCGTGCGCAACTACGGCCGTGAGAGCGGCGAGATTTGGCACCGGATGCAGAAAAACCTGCCTGGCGATTTGGCGATGCATAGCCGCTAA
- a CDS encoding disulfide bond formation protein B (disulfide oxidoreductase; integral membrane protein; required for perioplasmic disulfide bond formation; oxidizes DsbA protein) — protein MLRYLNQCSLGRTAWLLLAFTAFALEMVALWFQHVMGLKPCVMCIYERCALFGVMGAGLVGAIAPKSPLRYGALAIWLYSAGKGVQLAWEHTMLQLHPSPFVTCDFFARFPTWLPLDKWLPQVFVASGDCSVRQWEFLSLDMVQWLLGIFVVFLILAVLVLIAQFFKPKRRDLFGR, from the coding sequence ATGTTGCGATATTTAAACCAATGCTCTCTTGGGCGCACCGCATGGCTGCTTTTAGCCTTTACGGCCTTTGCGCTTGAGATGGTGGCATTGTGGTTCCAGCACGTTATGGGGCTGAAACCTTGTGTGATGTGTATCTATGAGCGTTGTGCGCTCTTTGGCGTGATGGGCGCTGGTTTGGTGGGCGCGATAGCGCCTAAAAGCCCGCTGCGTTACGGTGCACTGGCCATCTGGCTCTACAGCGCAGGGAAAGGCGTTCAGCTGGCATGGGAACACACCATGCTGCAGCTTCACCCCTCCCCGTTTGTGACCTGTGACTTCTTCGCTCGCTTCCCGACCTGGCTGCCGCTGGACAAATGGCTGCCGCAGGTCTTTGTCGCCAGCGGCGATTGCTCTGTTCGCCAGTGGGAGTTCCTGTCGCTGGATATGGTGCAGTGGCTGCTCGGCATCTTCGTCGTGTTCCTGATCCTTGCGGTGTTGGTGCTGATTGCTCAGTTCTTCAAGCCTAAGCGTCGCGACCTGTTTGGCCGCTAA
- a CDS encoding membrane protein encodes MAVYNVKKCSWLLAAAAALVLSGCVSVPDAIKGTSDTPQQDLAVVMNAPQLYVGQEARFGGRVVNVDNLQGKTRLEIATVSLDEGARPALNEPSHGRIYADVNGFLDPVDFRNQLVTVVGPITGTAEGKIGQTPYKFMTMQATGYKRWNVVQQVVMPPQPIDPWFWGGPYPYRHHYDMWGGWYNPGPAQVQTVVTE; translated from the coding sequence ATGGCTGTTTATAATGTCAAAAAATGCAGCTGGCTGCTGGCCGCCGCTGCGGCGCTGGTACTGAGCGGCTGCGTGAGCGTACCGGATGCCATCAAAGGGACTTCCGATACCCCGCAGCAGGACCTGGCGGTGGTGATGAATGCGCCGCAGCTCTACGTTGGGCAGGAAGCGCGCTTTGGTGGGCGAGTGGTGAATGTGGACAACCTGCAGGGCAAAACGCGTCTTGAGATTGCCACTGTTAGCCTCGATGAGGGGGCTCGACCGGCGCTGAATGAGCCTTCACATGGGCGTATTTATGCTGACGTGAATGGTTTCCTTGATCCGGTGGATTTCCGTAATCAACTGGTCACGGTCGTTGGGCCAATCACCGGCACAGCAGAAGGCAAGATTGGCCAGACGCCGTATAAATTCATGACCATGCAGGCGACGGGATACAAGCGCTGGAACGTGGTTCAGCAGGTCGTCATGCCGCCGCAGCCAATCGATCCGTGGTTCTGGGGCGGGCCTTACCCGTATCGCCACCATTACGATATGTGGGGCGGCTGGTACAATCCGGGGCCTGCACAGGTGCAAACCGTTGTAACCGAATAA
- the minC gene encoding septum formation inhibitor (blocks the formation of polar Z-ring septums), which produces MSNTPIELKGSSFTLSVVHLHDAQPEVIRQALEDKIAQAPAFLKNAPVVVNVASLDGSANWKKVQQAVTATGLRVVGISGCKDEALKAEIERAGLPLLTEGKEKAARTPKAAPAEPVVVAAPDVTPVTKTRLIDAPVRSGQRIYAPNCDLIVTNHVSAGAELIADGNIHIYGMMRGRALAGASGDRDAQIFCTNLVAELVSIAGEYWLSEQIPADYYGKAARLNLASGALSVQSLN; this is translated from the coding sequence ATGTCAAACACGCCAATCGAGTTAAAGGGCAGCAGTTTTACCTTATCTGTGGTTCATTTGCATGATGCACAACCTGAGGTTATTCGCCAGGCTCTGGAAGATAAAATCGCCCAGGCTCCCGCATTCTTAAAGAATGCCCCGGTGGTCGTTAACGTCGCCAGTCTCGATGGTTCCGCCAACTGGAAGAAAGTACAACAGGCCGTCACCGCAACTGGTCTGCGCGTTGTGGGTATCAGCGGCTGTAAAGATGAGGCCCTAAAGGCTGAGATTGAGCGCGCTGGCCTGCCCTTGCTGACCGAAGGAAAAGAAAAGGCCGCAAGAACGCCGAAAGCTGCACCTGCAGAGCCCGTTGTGGTCGCCGCGCCGGATGTTACACCGGTCACAAAAACGCGTTTAATTGATGCCCCGGTCCGTTCCGGCCAGCGCATTTATGCGCCAAACTGTGACTTGATTGTGACCAATCACGTCAGCGCCGGTGCAGAACTTATAGCAGATGGTAATATTCATATTTACGGCATGATGCGTGGTCGTGCGCTGGCTGGTGCAAGTGGCGATCGTGATGCACAAATATTTTGTACTAACCTGGTAGCAGAGCTTGTTTCTATTGCGGGCGAGTACTGGCTGAGTGAGCAGATCCCAGCCGATTATTATGGAAAAGCGGCTCGCCTCAATCTGGCGAGTGGTGCGCTCTCCGTTCAATCTTTGAATTAA
- a CDS encoding long-chain fatty acid--CoA ligase (Activates fatty acids by binding to coenzyme A), producing the protein MTTNNNFRGGSLNKVWLNRYPADVAAEINPDRYQSLVDMFEQAVTRYADKPAFINMGEVMTFRKLEERSRAFAAYLQQGLGLKKGDRVALMMPNLLQYPVALFGILRAGMVVVNVNPLYTPRELEHQLNDSGASAIVIVSNFAHTLEKVVEKTQVKHVILTRLGDQISGAKGTLVNFVVKYIKRLVPKYHLPHAISFRRALQSGYRMQYIKPEILNEDLAFLQYTGGTTGVAKGAMLTHRNMLANLEQVRAAYSPLLHEGKELVVTPLPLYHIFALTINCLLFIDIGGQNLLITNPRDIPGLVKELAKYPFTAMTAVNTLFNALLNNKEFQQLDFSSLHLSAGGGMPVQHAVAERWEKLTGRFLLEGYGLTECAPLVSANPHDIDYHSGSIGLPVPSTDVKLIDDAGNEVPPGEPGELCVKGPQVMLGYWQRPKETDEILQDGWLRTGDIAVMNDEGFMNIVDRKKDMILVSGFNVYPNEIEDVVMQNEGVLEVAAVGVPAGVSGEQVKIFVVKKDPALTEEALIAFCRRQLTGYKVPKLIEFRTELPKSNVGKILRRELRDEAGKTGNNSA; encoded by the coding sequence ATGACGACAAATAATAATTTCAGAGGTGGATCCTTGAATAAGGTTTGGCTTAACCGCTACCCGGCCGACGTTGCGGCTGAAATAAATCCCGACCGCTATCAATCCCTGGTTGATATGTTTGAGCAGGCCGTCACTCGCTACGCCGATAAGCCTGCGTTTATCAACATGGGGGAGGTGATGACCTTCCGCAAGCTGGAAGAGCGCAGCCGGGCATTTGCCGCCTACCTTCAGCAGGGGCTGGGCCTGAAAAAAGGCGACCGCGTGGCGCTGATGATGCCAAACCTGCTGCAGTATCCTGTCGCGCTGTTCGGCATCCTGCGCGCCGGCATGGTGGTGGTTAACGTAAACCCGCTCTATACGCCACGAGAGCTGGAGCACCAGTTGAACGACAGCGGCGCCAGCGCGATTGTCATCGTGTCAAACTTTGCCCATACGCTGGAGAAAGTGGTCGAAAAAACGCAGGTGAAACATGTGATCCTGACTCGCCTGGGCGATCAGATCTCCGGGGCCAAAGGCACGCTGGTCAACTTCGTCGTGAAGTACATCAAGCGCCTGGTGCCGAAATACCATTTGCCGCACGCCATCTCTTTCCGCCGGGCGCTGCAAAGCGGTTACCGCATGCAGTACATCAAGCCTGAAATTCTTAATGAAGACTTAGCCTTCCTGCAGTACACCGGGGGGACAACCGGCGTAGCCAAAGGTGCCATGCTGACGCACCGTAACATGCTGGCCAACCTTGAGCAGGTCAGAGCGGCATACAGCCCGCTACTGCATGAGGGTAAAGAGTTGGTTGTAACCCCGCTGCCGCTCTACCACATTTTTGCCCTGACCATTAACTGCCTGCTGTTTATCGACATTGGTGGCCAGAACCTGCTGATTACCAACCCGCGTGATATTCCTGGTCTGGTTAAAGAGTTGGCGAAATATCCTTTCACCGCCATGACCGCCGTGAACACGCTGTTTAACGCTTTGCTGAACAACAAAGAGTTCCAGCAGCTGGATTTCTCGAGCTTGCACCTCTCCGCGGGCGGCGGTATGCCAGTTCAGCACGCCGTTGCTGAACGTTGGGAAAAACTCACCGGGCGCTTCCTGCTTGAAGGCTACGGCCTGACGGAATGTGCGCCGCTGGTCAGCGCCAACCCGCATGATATAGATTACCACAGCGGATCTATTGGCCTGCCGGTACCCTCTACCGATGTAAAACTGATAGATGATGCCGGCAATGAGGTTCCGCCGGGCGAACCGGGTGAGCTTTGCGTTAAAGGCCCACAGGTAATGCTGGGCTACTGGCAGCGTCCGAAAGAGACCGATGAAATTCTGCAAGATGGCTGGCTGCGCACCGGAGATATTGCGGTGATGAACGACGAAGGTTTTATGAACATCGTTGACCGCAAAAAAGACATGATCCTCGTTTCCGGATTTAACGTTTATCCCAACGAAATTGAAGACGTGGTGATGCAGAATGAAGGCGTGCTCGAAGTTGCTGCCGTCGGCGTACCTGCCGGCGTGAGCGGGGAGCAGGTGAAAATCTTTGTGGTGAAAAAAGATCCTGCGCTGACGGAAGAGGCGCTTATCGCCTTCTGTCGCCGTCAATTAACCGGCTACAAAGTGCCGAAACTGATTGAATTCCGCACTGAACTGCCAAAATCGAACGTCGGGAAAATTTTACGACGAGAACTGCGTGACGAAGCGGGCAAGACAGGCAACAATAGCGCCTGA
- the nhaB gene encoding sodium/proton antiporter (involved in regulation of intracellular pH under alkaline conditions): protein MEMSFGRALYRNFLGQSPDWYKLTLLLFLVVNPLVFWFVSPFIAGWMLVVEFIFALAMALKCYPLLPGGLLAIEAVLVGMTSPEHVRAEVASNLEVLLLLMFMVAGIYFMKQLLLLLFTRLLLGIRSKIALSLAFCVAAAFLSAFLDALTVVAVVISVAVGFYSIYHRVASEAQDDSSVQDDSHIRSDSREVLEQFRAFLRSLMMHAGVGTALGGVMTMVGEPQNLIIAKNAGWHFSDFFLRMMPVTIPVLICGLLTCVLLERFKVFGYGQTLPEKVRGILYDFDAQSAKKRTKQDQMKLLIQALIGVWLIIALALHLAEVGLIGLSVIILATSLCGVTDEHAIGKAFTEALPFTALLTVFFTIVAVIIDQHLFSPIIQYVLDASPHAQLSLFYIFNGLLSSISDNVFVGTVYINEAKTALQNGAINMQQFELLAVAINTGTNLPSVATPNGQAAFLFLLTSALAPLIRLSYGRMVVMALPYTLVLTLVGLLCVEYTLTPATQWMLDSGWLATPETLLAPH from the coding sequence ATGGAAATGTCCTTTGGGCGGGCGCTGTACCGCAACTTTCTGGGCCAATCACCTGACTGGTACAAGCTGACGCTGCTTCTCTTTTTAGTGGTTAATCCGCTGGTCTTTTGGTTTGTCAGCCCGTTTATCGCGGGCTGGATGCTGGTTGTGGAGTTTATCTTTGCCCTGGCGATGGCGCTAAAGTGCTACCCGCTACTGCCGGGCGGCCTGCTGGCCATTGAAGCCGTGCTGGTCGGCATGACCAGCCCCGAACACGTTCGGGCTGAAGTGGCTTCAAATCTTGAAGTCCTGCTGCTGCTGATGTTTATGGTGGCAGGGATTTATTTTATGAAGCAGCTCCTGTTACTGCTATTCACCCGCCTGCTGTTAGGGATCCGGTCCAAAATTGCGCTGTCGCTGGCCTTCTGCGTTGCTGCCGCGTTTCTTTCCGCATTCCTTGATGCTTTAACCGTCGTGGCCGTTGTCATTAGCGTAGCCGTGGGCTTCTACAGCATTTACCACCGCGTGGCGTCGGAAGCTCAGGATGACAGCAGCGTTCAGGACGACAGCCATATTCGGTCTGACAGCCGCGAGGTTCTTGAGCAATTCCGCGCTTTCCTGCGCAGCCTGATGATGCACGCCGGGGTTGGCACCGCGCTGGGCGGCGTAATGACCATGGTTGGGGAGCCGCAGAACCTGATCATTGCTAAAAACGCCGGCTGGCACTTCAGTGATTTCTTCCTGCGCATGATGCCGGTGACCATACCGGTGCTGATTTGTGGCCTGCTCACCTGCGTTCTGCTGGAGCGTTTTAAAGTGTTCGGCTACGGGCAAACGCTGCCGGAAAAAGTGCGCGGGATCCTGTATGACTTTGATGCCCAAAGCGCGAAGAAGCGAACGAAGCAGGACCAGATGAAACTGCTGATTCAGGCGCTGATTGGCGTCTGGCTGATTATCGCTCTGGCGTTGCATCTGGCAGAAGTCGGCCTGATTGGCCTGTCGGTGATTATTCTGGCGACATCGCTTTGCGGCGTCACCGACGAACACGCCATCGGTAAAGCCTTTACCGAAGCGCTGCCGTTTACCGCATTGCTGACCGTATTCTTCACTATCGTGGCGGTTATCATCGACCAGCATCTGTTCAGCCCGATTATTCAGTACGTGCTCGATGCATCCCCGCACGCCCAGCTGTCGCTGTTTTACATTTTTAACGGTCTGCTGTCTTCTATCTCCGACAACGTTTTTGTTGGCACCGTTTATATCAACGAGGCAAAAACTGCGCTGCAGAATGGCGCCATCAATATGCAGCAGTTCGAACTGCTCGCGGTGGCTATCAATACCGGCACTAACCTGCCCTCGGTGGCAACGCCCAACGGTCAGGCGGCGTTCCTGTTCCTGCTGACGTCTGCGCTGGCGCCGCTGATTCGCCTCTCCTACGGCCGCATGGTTGTGATGGCGCTGCCCTACACGCTGGTTCTGACCCTTGTGGGCCTTCTGTGCGTGGAATATACCCTGACGCCAGCCACGCAATGGATGTTGGACAGCGGCTGGCTCGCCACGCCTGAAACGCTGCTTGCACCACACTAA
- a CDS encoding cell division inhibitor MinD (ATPase; with MinC inhibits cell division by blocking formation of the polar Z ring septums) — MARIIVVTSGKGGVGKTTSSAAIATGLAQKGRKTVVIDFDIGLRNLDLIMGCERRVVYDFVNVIQGDATLNQALIRDKRTEQLYILPASQTRDKDALTREGVAKVLEDLKNMDFEFIVCDSPAGIETGALMALYFADEAVITTNPEVSSVRDSDRILGILSSKSRRAENGEDPIKEHLLLTRYNPGRVNKGDMLSMEDVLEILRIPLVGVIPEDQSVLRASNQGEPVILDGESDAGKAYADTVERLLGEERPFRFIEEEKKGFLKRLFGG; from the coding sequence ATGGCACGCATTATTGTTGTTACATCGGGTAAAGGGGGCGTTGGTAAGACCACGTCCAGCGCGGCCATCGCCACGGGTCTGGCCCAAAAGGGAAGAAAAACCGTCGTTATTGATTTCGACATTGGCCTGCGTAACCTTGACCTGATCATGGGCTGCGAGCGCCGCGTTGTGTACGATTTCGTTAACGTTATTCAGGGCGATGCCACGCTGAATCAGGCGCTTATCCGTGATAAACGCACTGAACAGCTCTATATCCTGCCTGCTTCACAAACCCGCGATAAAGACGCCCTGACCCGCGAAGGCGTGGCCAAAGTGCTGGAAGATCTGAAAAACATGGACTTCGAGTTTATCGTTTGTGATTCCCCGGCAGGTATCGAAACCGGCGCGCTGATGGCGCTGTACTTTGCAGATGAAGCGGTGATTACCACCAACCCGGAAGTCTCTTCGGTGCGTGACTCAGACAGGATCCTCGGCATTCTGTCGTCCAAATCCCGCCGCGCTGAGAACGGTGAAGATCCGATTAAAGAGCATTTATTGCTGACCCGCTACAACCCAGGTCGCGTCAATAAAGGCGATATGCTGAGCATGGAAGACGTGCTCGAAATTCTGCGCATTCCGCTGGTTGGCGTTATCCCGGAAGACCAGTCAGTGCTGCGTGCGTCCAACCAGGGCGAGCCGGTGATTCTTGACGGTGAATCGGATGCAGGCAAAGCCTACGCCGATACCGTGGAACGCTTGCTCGGCGAAGAACGCCCTTTCCGCTTCATTGAAGAAGAGAAGAAGGGTTTCCTGAAACGCCTGTTCGGAGGATAA
- the minE gene encoding cell division topological specificity factor MinE (works in conjunction with MinC and MinD to enable cell division at the midpoint of the long axis of the cell), producing the protein MALLDFFLSRKKNTANIAKERLQIIVAERRRSDAEPHYLPQLRKDILDVICKYVQIDPEMVSVQLEQRDGDISILELNVTLPEAEEASKSA; encoded by the coding sequence ATGGCATTACTCGACTTTTTTCTGTCACGAAAAAAGAACACCGCCAACATCGCGAAAGAGCGTTTACAGATTATTGTTGCTGAGCGTCGCCGTAGCGATGCGGAACCGCATTACCTGCCACAGCTGCGTAAGGACATTCTCGACGTGATTTGCAAGTACGTGCAAATCGACCCGGAAATGGTCAGCGTCCAGTTGGAACAGCGGGATGGGGATATTTCAATTCTGGAGCTGAACGTCACGCTCCCGGAAGCGGAAGAAGCCAGTAAGTCGGCCTGA
- a CDS encoding ribonuclease D — protein sequence MITTDEGLAAVCQAARQFPALALDTEFVRTRTYYPQLGLIQLYDGQQVSLIDPLTISDWSPFKALLQDPDTIKYLHAGSEDLEVFLNAFGMLPDPFIDTQILASFTGRPLSCGFATIVESYTGIALDKSESRTDWLARPLTERQCEYAAADVLYLLPIAEKLMAETKAAGWINAALDECHLMCSRRRDQLDPEEAWREIGNAWQLRTRQLACLKKLAAWRLRKARERDMAVNFVVREENLWQVARYMPGSLGELDSLGLSGSEIRFHGKTLIALVAEAQALPESELPQPLQNLVDMPGYRKVFKAIKALVQEVSEAQGLSAELLASRRQINQLLNWHWKLKPQNVMPELISGWRAELMAEALTKLLAEY from the coding sequence ATGATTACTACCGATGAAGGGCTGGCCGCCGTTTGCCAGGCTGCTCGTCAGTTCCCCGCCCTGGCGCTGGACACCGAATTTGTTCGCACCCGTACCTACTACCCGCAGCTGGGGCTGATCCAGCTTTATGACGGCCAGCAGGTTTCGCTGATAGATCCCTTAACTATCAGCGACTGGTCGCCGTTCAAAGCGCTGCTGCAGGATCCTGACACCATCAAGTATCTGCACGCGGGCAGCGAAGATCTCGAAGTCTTCCTGAATGCCTTTGGCATGCTGCCCGATCCATTTATCGATACCCAGATTCTGGCTTCGTTTACCGGCCGCCCGCTGTCCTGCGGCTTTGCCACCATCGTTGAGTCCTACACCGGTATTGCGCTGGATAAAAGTGAATCGCGCACCGACTGGCTGGCGCGTCCGCTCACCGAGCGGCAGTGCGAATATGCGGCGGCAGACGTGCTTTATTTGCTGCCTATCGCGGAAAAACTGATGGCCGAAACGAAAGCTGCGGGCTGGATCAATGCGGCTCTCGATGAGTGCCACCTGATGTGTTCCCGCCGTCGCGATCAGCTTGATCCGGAAGAGGCCTGGCGCGAAATAGGCAATGCCTGGCAGCTTCGTACCCGGCAACTGGCCTGCCTCAAGAAGCTGGCGGCCTGGCGCTTGCGCAAAGCCCGCGAGCGCGACATGGCGGTGAATTTTGTCGTCCGTGAAGAAAACCTGTGGCAGGTGGCGAGATATATGCCTGGCTCTCTCGGGGAACTGGATTCGCTTGGTCTGAGCGGCAGCGAAATTCGCTTCCACGGTAAAACGCTTATTGCTCTGGTTGCTGAGGCGCAGGCGCTGCCTGAAAGCGAGCTGCCCCAGCCGCTGCAAAATCTGGTGGATATGCCGGGTTACCGTAAAGTGTTTAAGGCAATTAAAGCGCTGGTGCAGGAGGTGAGTGAGGCCCAGGGGCTGAGTGCCGAATTATTAGCCTCCCGTCGTCAAATCAATCAGCTGTTAAACTGGCACTGGAAATTGAAGCCACAAAACGTGATGCCGGAATTAATTAGCGGCTGGCGGGCAGAATTAATGGCAGAAGCGTTAACGAAATTACTGGCGGAATACTGA